Part of the Corynebacterium efficiens YS-314 genome is shown below.
GCTTGGGTTCTCATTATTCTGGTCAGTCACGCAGACCATCATAACCCCTGGGGTGCTGCTTTCTATATGCAGGTGTTTCTGCCATTTATCACCGGCAGCACCCCTGTATGGCCTGCGCATTCGCACTGCAGGTCCAGTGTTCCGCACCTAGGCTCAATATATGAGTTCATTCCTGTTGTTTGCTGCCATCGGCGTGGTTGTGCTGAGCATCGGTGCCTGGAAAACCGTGGAGGCCAACCCCCACCGCCGTATCCCCCTCATCTGCCCTCCCCGAGACCGGCCCCTGCCGATCATCCTGCTTCAGGCGGTGGGGTATGGCTCCTCTATTTTTGCGGTTCTCATGCTCAGCGACCAGTGGGGGGCTTATGCCTACCTTCTCTTCATCGTCATGGCGCTGCCGGAAGTGGTGTTGTTCAGCATCCACAACCATCAGTTGAAACACGGTGGTCTGTCCCAGGGTTGAGGTCGCCCACCAGATAACCCGGGATGGGGAGAAGATCCGGACCCATCCTGGAAGCAGCGTCGCCCCTCTGCACAGCAGCCATGGGCTTCATCCGACTCGCCGTACCTGGCTGCGGAAGGGTTCACCCTGAGTTTTATTTCCTGTTTTCTCTTCTGCGACTTCCGCTGGGGCGGATATCTGGCTTCAGTACGCTGAAAGCCGGAACGTGCAGGCAATATTGGCAATATTATGGGATCTGCTTCAAGTTGTCTGATATACCCGTCCATCCTGGACAGTCCACGGTCATCTCATTTCAACAACTGCTGAATACATCTTTTTCTTTCCCGTGCACGAGCTGAAAATGCTGCTAGGGTCAGAAACATGCGTTTTGGGATCGACGTCGGAACGACGCGCACAATTGCGGCCGTAGTCGACCGCGGAAACTATCCAGTTGTGACCGTGGAGGACTACCTCGGCGATGCACAGGAATACATCCCCTCAGTGGTGGCACTGGACGGGGATCGAATCGTCGTGGGTTGGGAGGCGATGAAGCTCGGGCCCGATGACCCCAGCCTGGTGCGTTCCTTCAAACGGATCATGTCGGACCACTCCGTCACCGCGGACACCCCGGTCCAGCTCGGCCACACCACCCGCCCCCTCGGTGAGGTGCTGCGCGCGTATGCCGAGACCGTGGTGGACACCCTGCGGGATTTCCAGGCCACACTGGATGACTCCTCCCCCATCGAGGTCGTGCTCGGCATCCCGGCCAACGCCCACACCGCCCAGCGGCTGCTCACCCTCTCCGCGTTCTGCGAGGCCGGCGCGGAGGTCGCGGGCCTGGTCAATGAACCGAGTGCGGCGGCCTTCGAGTACACACACCGTCATGCGCGCACCCTGAACTCCCGTCGCTCCGGCATCGTCATCTACGATCTCGGCGGCGGCACCTTCGATGCCTCACTCATCCGCGTCGACGGCACCACCCATGAGGTCATGGGATCGCTGGGCATCTCCCACCTCGGTGGCGATGACTTCGATGTGATCCTCGCCGAGTGCGCGCTCCGAGCCGCCGGTAAGCCCGGCGTCCCCAGCCGGACGCTTATCGACGAAGCCCGCAGCGCCAAGGAGTCCCTTGTGCCCCAGTCCCGCCGTCTGGTGATCGATGTCGACGGCGAGGATGTTGTTGTGCCGGTCGCCGACTTCTACGACGCCGCGATGCCGCCGGTCGAGCAGACCATCGAGGTGATGACCCCACTCATCGGCACCGATGATCTCCGCGAATCCGAGATCGCCGGTATCTACCTGGTCGGCGGGGCGTCCTCCCTGCCGCTGATCTCACGGGTGTTGCGTGAACGCTTCGGCCGGCGGGTCCACCGCGCGCCCTTCACCGCCGGGGCCACCGCCGTCGGACTGGCCATCGCCGCCGACCCGGAGTCGGGCTTCCACCTGCGTGACAAGCTCTCCCGTGGCATCGGCGTGTTCCGCGAATTCGACGGCGGCCGTACCGTGAGCTTCGACCCGCTGATCACCCGGGAGACCAAGCCGGATGCCGATGGTCGCATCACGGTCACCCGTCGCTACCGCGCCGCACACAATGTCGGCTGGTTCCGGTTCGTGGAATATGACAGCTTCAACGAGGAGGACGGCAGCCCCGGGGACATCTCCCTGCTGGGTGAGCTGAAGGTTCCCTTCGACCCCTCCATCATCGATGTCGATGCAGTGGAGATCACCCACTTCGACGGCCCGGAGATCGAGGAGACCGTGATGGTCAACTCCGACGGTATTGCCTCCATCCGCATCGCGGTGCAGGGTGGTGTGGTGGTGGAACACACCCCCAAGGTGACGCTGGCGCTGCAGTAGGTCGGGCGTCGACAAGCAACCCCGGCCGCGGAAGGCAACAACCCCACCTCTTCGCGCAAGAGGTGGGGTTGAGCTTTACGTCAGTTCACGACGGTGTTAGAGCAGATCCTTGACGGCCTCGCGCTCGCCCTGGAGCTCCTCGACGTTGGCGTCGATGCGCGCACGCTGGAAGTCGTTGATCTCCAGGCCCTCGACGACCTCCCACTCGCCGTTGCGGGATACGGTCGGCAGGCCGAGGATGATCCCCTCGGGGATGCCGTAGGCGCCGGTGGACGGGATCGCGGCGGAGGCCCAGGTCTCGGTGCCCTGGATCCAGTCACGCATATGGTCAACCGCGGAGGACGCGGCGGATGCGGCGGAGGACTTGCCGCGGACCTCGATGATCTCCGCGCCACGCTTGGCCACGCGCGGGATGAACTCGTTGACATACCAGTCATGGTCCACCAGGTCGGAGACCTTCTCGCCGCCGACGGTGGCGTAGGTGATGTCCGGGAACTGGGCTGCGGAGTGGTTACCCCACACGACGACATCCTGGAACTCCGAGGACAGACGACCGGTCTTGGTGGCCAGCTGGGAGATCGCACGGTTGTGGTCCAGGCGCATCATGGCGTTGAAACGGGACTGCGGGACATCAGGGGCGTTGGACATGGCGATCAGCGCGTTGGTGTTGGCCGGGTTGCCCACCACCAGCACCCGGATGTCCTGGGCGGCGTGGTCATTGATGGCCTTGCCCTGGGGGCCGAAAATCTTGCCGTTGTTGGACAGCAGCGCAGCGCGCTCCTCGCCCTTGCCACGTGGCTTGGCACCGACCAGGAAGGCGGCGTTCGCGCCGTCGAAGGCCTCGTTCAGGTCCGCGGTGATATTGATGTTGTGCAGCAGCGGGAAGGCGGAGTCGGACAGCTCCATGGCCACGCCCTCGGCACCACCGAGTGCATCGGGGATCTCCAGCAGGTTGAGTTCAACCGGGGTGTCTGCGCCGTACACCTCACCATTGGCGATCCTCCAGAGCAGTGAGTAGGCAATCTGGCCGGCGGCTCCGGTCACGGTGATCTTCTTGGGGGAATTCATTAATGATCCTCAATCCTTATGTGGTTGAACGTGGCGTTATCAGTACTGCCAGCGCTGACAGGGTTGTCAGAAGCGTCAGTGCTCTCAGTGATTCCCTTCAACATCACACCCCTGGGGGTCAGGGCAATCACCATGCCCCCTATGCTATCGACGGTTACAGGTTCCTACCAGTGTTTGGGCATGCCATGACCCCACGTAAGCGGAACTGATAACCACCCCCGTTCACCGCTTTCCTGTACCCCTATCCCAAAGATTCCCGTGGGAAAGCAGGATCATGCGGACGTACACGAGCATTTCCCGGGAATTTCGGGCACCATTTGATAGTGTTGGTTGGGTTTCACTTAAAGATATGACCTTTATCGCCCGTGGCGTGAACCCTGCCACGTCTTGTTCCGCTTTCTCACATGAACGCGGACCACTCTCCACCATGTCACCCGAAAGGACCGAAGAGATCATGGCCGTTTCCGACCGAGGCTCAGCAGACCCCCATGCTGATGACCACGACATCGCCACCCCGGACAACGCCCACGCGGCGACCCCGGATGATGTCGTGGCCATCGCGCTGAGCCACTTCGCCGAGCATGGATTCAACGAGACCAAGCTGGAGAAGATCGCCAAGGCGTCCGGGATGTCCAAGCGCATGATCCACTACTACTTCGGGGACAAGAAGGGTCTGTACGTCAAGACCATCTCCCACGCCCTGGACATGCTGCGCCCCGACGCGGAGGCCATGCAGCTGGAATCCGCGGTCCCCGTCGAAGGTGTCCGCAAGATCGTGGAGGCGATCTAC
Proteins encoded:
- a CDS encoding Hsp70 family protein, translating into MRFGIDVGTTRTIAAVVDRGNYPVVTVEDYLGDAQEYIPSVVALDGDRIVVGWEAMKLGPDDPSLVRSFKRIMSDHSVTADTPVQLGHTTRPLGEVLRAYAETVVDTLRDFQATLDDSSPIEVVLGIPANAHTAQRLLTLSAFCEAGAEVAGLVNEPSAAAFEYTHRHARTLNSRRSGIVIYDLGGGTFDASLIRVDGTTHEVMGSLGISHLGGDDFDVILAECALRAAGKPGVPSRTLIDEARSAKESLVPQSRRLVIDVDGEDVVVPVADFYDAAMPPVEQTIEVMTPLIGTDDLRESEIAGIYLVGGASSLPLISRVLRERFGRRVHRAPFTAGATAVGLAIAADPESGFHLRDKLSRGIGVFREFDGGRTVSFDPLITRETKPDADGRITVTRRYRAAHNVGWFRFVEYDSFNEEDGSPGDISLLGELKVPFDPSIIDVDAVEITHFDGPEIEETVMVNSDGIASIRIAVQGGVVVEHTPKVTLALQ
- a CDS encoding malate dehydrogenase, which codes for MNSPKKITVTGAAGQIAYSLLWRIANGEVYGADTPVELNLLEIPDALGGAEGVAMELSDSAFPLLHNINITADLNEAFDGANAAFLVGAKPRGKGEERAALLSNNGKIFGPQGKAINDHAAQDIRVLVVGNPANTNALIAMSNAPDVPQSRFNAMMRLDHNRAISQLATKTGRLSSEFQDVVVWGNHSAAQFPDITYATVGGEKVSDLVDHDWYVNEFIPRVAKRGAEIIEVRGKSSAASAASSAVDHMRDWIQGTETWASAAIPSTGAYGIPEGIILGLPTVSRNGEWEVVEGLEINDFQRARIDANVEELQGEREAVKDLL